The Streptomyces sp. NBC_01275 genome has a segment encoding these proteins:
- a CDS encoding YnfA family protein: MSVLRSAALFVVAAFFEIGGAWLVWQGVREHRGWLWAAGGVLALGAYGFVATFQPDAHFGRILAAYGGVFVAGSLLWGMVADGYRPDRWDVTGALVCLAGMAVIMWAPRNGG; the protein is encoded by the coding sequence ATGTCGGTCCTCCGCTCCGCCGCCCTGTTCGTCGTCGCCGCGTTCTTCGAGATCGGCGGCGCCTGGCTGGTCTGGCAGGGCGTGCGCGAACACCGCGGCTGGCTGTGGGCGGCCGGCGGCGTCCTCGCCCTCGGCGCGTACGGCTTCGTCGCCACCTTCCAGCCCGACGCCCACTTCGGCCGCATCCTCGCCGCCTACGGCGGCGTCTTCGTCGCCGGCTCGCTCCTGTGGGGCATGGTCGCCGACGGCTACCGCCCCGACCGCTGGGACGTCACCGGCGCACTGGTCTGCCTCGCCGGAATGGCCGTGATCATGTGGGCCCCGAGGAACGGCGGCTGA
- a CDS encoding peptidase inhibitor family I36 protein, whose translation MRRLTRLAAVALSAAFALGPLMAAPASAAPDAASSCPANRFCMYYNSDFSGSHNEMTSKVTPRP comes from the coding sequence ATGCGACGTCTCACCAGGCTTGCGGCCGTTGCCCTCAGCGCTGCCTTCGCGCTCGGGCCGCTGATGGCGGCCCCCGCGTCGGCGGCCCCCGACGCGGCGTCCTCCTGCCCCGCCAACCGCTTCTGCATGTACTACAACAGCGACTTCTCCGGGTCGCACAACGAGATGACGTCGAAAGTGACGCCTCGGCCCTGA
- a CDS encoding SDR family NAD(P)-dependent oxidoreductase, whose amino-acid sequence MATAAPSTASRIAVVTGASSGIGAATARQLAAAGYRVVLTARRKDRIEALAEEIAQTGGSATAYQLDVTDRAAVDEFATAFKTIGVLVNNAGGALGADPVATGDPADWRTMYETNVLGTLNVTQALLPRLIASGDGTVVVVSSTAGHGTYEGGAGYVAAKHGAHVLAETLRLEIVGQPVRVIEIAPGMVRTDEFALTRFAGDEDKAAKVYEGVAEPLTASDVAETITWAVTRPSHVNVDLLVLRPRAQASNTKVHREL is encoded by the coding sequence ATGGCCACCGCCGCACCGTCCACCGCCTCCCGCATCGCCGTCGTCACCGGTGCGAGCAGCGGAATCGGCGCCGCCACCGCCCGGCAGCTCGCCGCGGCCGGCTACCGGGTGGTCCTGACCGCCCGCCGCAAGGACCGCATCGAGGCGCTGGCCGAGGAGATCGCGCAGACCGGCGGCTCGGCGACGGCGTACCAGCTGGACGTGACGGACCGCGCGGCGGTCGACGAGTTCGCCACCGCCTTCAAGACGATCGGCGTGCTGGTGAACAACGCAGGCGGCGCGCTCGGCGCGGACCCGGTCGCCACCGGCGACCCGGCCGACTGGCGCACGATGTACGAGACGAACGTCCTCGGCACCCTCAACGTCACCCAGGCCCTGCTCCCCAGGCTGATCGCGAGCGGCGACGGCACGGTCGTCGTAGTCTCCTCCACGGCCGGACACGGCACGTACGAGGGCGGCGCGGGCTATGTCGCCGCCAAGCACGGCGCCCACGTCCTCGCCGAGACGCTGCGCCTGGAGATCGTCGGCCAGCCGGTCCGCGTCATCGAGATCGCGCCCGGCATGGTCAGGACCGACGAGTTCGCCCTGACCCGCTTCGCCGGCGACGAGGACAAGGCCGCGAAGGTCTACGAGGGCGTGGCCGAGCCCCTCACCGCCTCCGACGTGGCGGAGACGATCACCTGGGCCGTGACCCGCCCCAGCCACGTCAACGTAGACCTCCTCGTCCTGCGCCCCCGCGCCCAGGCGTCGAACACGAAGGTCCACCGGGAGCTGTGA
- a CDS encoding RtcB family protein, giving the protein MSYVEMPGAKVPIRMWADPATVEDGALQQLRNVATLPWIKGLAVMPDVHYGKGATVGSVIAMQGAVCPAAVGVDIGCGMSAVKTSLTANDLPGDLSRLRSKIEEAIPVGRGMHDSPVDPGRMHGFATAGWDDFWGRFDGIADAVKFRQERATKQMGTLGSGNHFTEVCIGDDGAIWLMLHSGSRNIGKELAEFHIGVAQKLPHNQGLIDRDLAVFVADTPQMAAYRNDLFWAQEYAKYNRTIMMALLKDVIRKEFKKAKPTFEPEISAHHNYVAEERYDGMDLLVTRKGAIRAGSGEYGIIPGSMGTGSYIVKGLGNAKAFNSASHGAGRRMSRNAAKRRFTTKDLEEQTRGVECRKDSGVVDEIPAAYKPIEQVIDQQRDLVEVVAKLKQVVCVKG; this is encoded by the coding sequence ATGTCGTACGTGGAAATGCCGGGCGCGAAGGTGCCCATCCGTATGTGGGCCGACCCGGCGACGGTCGAGGACGGAGCGCTCCAGCAGCTGCGCAACGTCGCGACCCTGCCGTGGATCAAGGGCCTCGCCGTGATGCCGGACGTGCACTACGGGAAGGGCGCGACCGTCGGGTCGGTCATCGCCATGCAGGGGGCTGTCTGCCCTGCGGCGGTGGGCGTGGACATCGGGTGCGGGATGTCGGCGGTGAAGACCTCGCTGACGGCGAACGACCTGCCCGGGGATCTGTCCCGGCTGCGCTCGAAGATCGAGGAGGCCATTCCGGTGGGGCGGGGGATGCATGACAGCCCCGTCGATCCGGGGCGGATGCACGGGTTCGCCACGGCGGGGTGGGACGACTTCTGGGGGCGGTTCGACGGAATCGCCGATGCGGTGAAGTTCCGTCAGGAACGTGCAACCAAGCAGATGGGAACGCTTGGAAGTGGCAACCACTTCACAGAAGTGTGCATTGGTGATGACGGAGCGATCTGGCTCATGCTCCACTCCGGTTCCCGCAACATCGGCAAGGAACTGGCCGAGTTCCACATCGGCGTGGCCCAGAAGCTCCCGCACAACCAGGGTCTGATCGACCGTGACCTCGCCGTCTTCGTCGCGGACACCCCGCAGATGGCGGCCTACCGCAACGACCTGTTCTGGGCGCAGGAGTACGCCAAGTACAACCGCACGATCATGATGGCGCTCCTGAAGGACGTGATCCGCAAGGAGTTCAAGAAGGCGAAGCCGACCTTCGAGCCGGAGATCAGCGCGCACCACAACTACGTGGCCGAGGAGCGCTACGACGGGATGGACCTGCTCGTGACCCGCAAGGGCGCGATCCGGGCAGGCTCCGGCGAGTACGGGATCATCCCGGGCTCCATGGGCACGGGTTCGTACATCGTGAAGGGCCTCGGGAACGCCAAGGCGTTCAACTCGGCCTCGCACGGCGCGGGTCGGCGGATGAGCCGCAACGCGGCGAAGCGTCGCTTCACGACGAAGGACCTGGAGGAGCAGACGCGGGGCGTGGAGTGCCGTAAGGACTCCGGCGTCGTGGACGAGATCCCGGCCGCGTACAAGCCGATCGAGCAGGTCATCGATCAGCAGCGGGACCTGGTGGAGGTCGTGGCGAAGCTGAAGCAGGTCGTCTGCGTGAAGGGCTGA